From Erigeron canadensis isolate Cc75 chromosome 5, C_canadensis_v1, whole genome shotgun sequence:
gattttttatatttcattttatttaggGTGTTAATATTTTAGTCTTTCACACTTTAAGCACTAAATCTTTTTAAGACTTCTTATTTTAccattaaagttttatgtttaacgATTCATGtgatacaacttttttttttattttaattttcacaatcaaagttttagctttttatttttatcttccaAGAACATTGCAAGTTTATATTTTGCCATCAAAGTTTAATATTTTTAGATTAACGGTGTATTGTTTAAcggtgtgtttttttttacctaatgGTAACGGTTGACATGTTAGAATTAATTACCCGCATCCAAGTTTATGTTCAATTATCCCCGGCTAACGGccgggtataacactagttttattaatatatatttgatttagtTGGTGTTCTCTTCTTTCTTTGAAGGTGGATGTATTGGTTTTGATTTACACctctctttttttaataaatattcaGAGACATGTCACTATAACCTTTACTTTTAAACTTTACCCATTTGACTTGTTGGAGGCATGGAGCTAATAAATTATAGTCCAAAAATTATGTCTAATTTTAGACGGTACAATCGAATTACATCCACCTCCGGTACGATAATGAGAATACTTTGAAAACAAGCATGTAGAGacaaaatcatacaaatattgAATGTCACACGTAGCTAGACGGCCAATTAGTCCCGATTAAACAAGAGTTAAAAATCAGGAGATGTTTTGTATCACATCTTGAATGAAACAGCCGACAGATGCATAAGACGAACCGCCCTCCGCCATTGCCCCCTTACACTTGTCGCTCATCTCTTTCACTTTTGTTCTAACCTCGTTGTCCTCCATCACGCGTCTCATACCGCTTTCTATCTCCTCTGCGGTGACAGTTACTATATTAGCATTCACATTAAACATATCCTTTCTATAATCCAACTTGATCTCCACTGCCAGTCccatctccaccaccattttaAACGCATTCATTTGTTGTTCGGCGTACATAGGCCATGCTGCTGTTGGTACGCCGAACCACAAACTCTCCAACAATGAGTTCCATCCACAGTGAGACACAAAACCTCCAACTGCATCGTGAGCCAACACCGCCACTTGTGGGGCCCACCCTATCACTTTCCCTATTCCGTGTGTTCGATCTAGAAACCCTTCGGGCAATACTGCTCCAAAATCCTCATAATCACTCGGGATTCTTGGTATTTGGTCTAAAGGAGATTGACGTAGGGACCATAAAAAACGGTGGCCACTCTGCTCTAAAGCACGCGCTATCTCCTTCACTTGAATCTCATCAAAACTTCCCATGCTTCCAAAACACAGAAACACAACCGAAGACGGCGGTTGACTGTCCAACCATCTGATGATGTCGACATCATCAGACTGTTGTCCAGCAACGCTTTCTAGATTGAGGATAGGTCCCACCGGATACACCGGTGGGATGCTGATGTCATCAGACAATGACATGATTGCATGTGCCTCCAGGTCCGAGAATGTATTAACCATGATTCCTTTGACCTCTCTAATTTTCCGAATAATAGTCAGAATATAGTCCATTCCTGCTCTAGTTTGGACAATATCCCAAAAGACTCTCGTGGGCACCGGCTTCGCATAACTTGGAACAGATACCTCAGTATCCGATTTACTCAACTTAACAACATCCTGACTCTGATCAAGTAACTGTATATAGAATTTAAATCCAAGCAAAGAAGCATTAGAAGTATAAAAAACATAGCTAGGAACATTAAACTCATTAGCTATCTCTATCATGCAGGTGCAAAACATGTCAATGACGAAACCAGCTAGGCGATCAGAACCCGGTTGAGTTACAATGTCAGCCACAATGTTTCTCACATATTTACAGTGACTTTCAATGAAATCATTAAAGAAACTAAAGCTTGGTTTCGAGTCACCAAATGGTGGGGGTATGTCTTGAGGGAGTTCAATAAACGATATGCGACTTGTGGTATACTTGGCTAATGATTCGATGTAGGTGTTGGTAGCCGTGTGAGAACCGAAGCTAAGAGGTTTGATGACAAGGACGGTTATGGAGAGGCGTTGATCTCGGTTTACAAGTAGTTTCGCGATCTGGACTGTTGACATGATATGACCATGGCCAGGGGTTGGGATGAATATGAGCTTTGCAAATGTATTCTCCATTTCTAACTTCCTTTCTAATTAATGGTGAGTTTGTGTACTCTAGTatagtgtttatatatatatatatatatatgtacaggtaaatattatgttaattaattagatGATGTCATTGTAATGCTGGCAGTTGCAACATGTGCACGTTGGATTTTAGTACAATCGAATTCAAGATTTGGAGCATACGAAATGGAAACTTGTGCCAAAACTTTTCTTGTTAGTATTAAAATCTGTTCTTGAAgttgatttattttaatttagtaatATGGTTAGTTGTTGATATTAAACTCGATCTATTAAGTATTTCCATTTCCATCCTTAGAAACAAGGCCACAACAATTTCCCAAATGAGACCTTTATCTACTACATCAAATTTTGCTTTCAATGAGACCTTTATTTTCTTAAGAAAGTTTTCGACAAGTGGTATAGGAAGTACGGTTGTAGCCCGGTGTTAGTGTGTGCTCGGTAACCCTAGGCCCCGGTCAATGATCTCGATGATCACCCGGTGTCGGCTGCTCTGAGAATAATAAGACTTGATGTTGAAGATGTCCTAAAATGTTATATAAGAGAGCGGAATTTGGATTTGAATCAATAACCATATACAGTGTTCATGTGATTCAACAAGTTAACTGTATCCATATTCCATTATAGACTTATTACTACTTATTAGTATCATAGAGAGTAGTTTGGGTATGCAACCTACTAAATTAGGCTCGACATCTAATAACATGAATCAGTTGATTAATAAAAGATTGAGATGTATATCAAACCCCTCTACAATAATGACGCTACTTTTTAAATGGTAGAAGACGCAATCTAACATGCTTGGTTGCTTTGATGTCGGATGGCACATGCGCGAGTCGTCAAGTTAGACTACGGGTTTGGTCTATCCACTTCTATGGAAACACTTAAACAAGATTTCAACTTTAGACGTCAAATAGATAACAGGAAGTCGAATTCAGGAGATGTTATTGATAAATTCTTGAATAATACAACCAACTGATGCATAGGACGAACCATCCTTCACCACTGCTGCTCTACTCTTCCCACTTATCTCTTTCACTTTCGCTCTTACCTTGTTATCCTCCATCACCTCTCTTATCCCGCTTTCTATCTCATCGGCGGTGACAATGACTGTAACAGCCTTAGGATTGTATAGATCCTTCCTATAATCGAGCTTTATCTTCACTGACAATCCTAGTTCCACCACCATTTCAAAAGCATTCATCTGTTGCTCAGCATACATTGGCAAAGTTGCCACTGGTACACCGAACCACAAACTCTCCAGCAATGAGTTCCACCCACAGTGGGACACAAACCCTCCTACCGCATGGTGATCCAGCACCGCAACCTGTGGGGCCCACCCGATTACTTTTCCCATTCCCTCTGTTCGCTCCAGAAATCCTTCCGGCAACACCATGCCTGGGTCCTCATAATCACCAGGGATTTTTGATGCTTCATCCAACGGAGGTCGACGTAGGGACCACAAGAAACGGCAGCCACTCCGTTCTAAAGCACGCGCTATCTCCTTCACTTGTACCTCATCAAAAGATCCCATACTCCCAAAACACAAGAATACCACCGAGGAAGGTGGTTGACTGTCCAACCACCTTATGATGTCATCTTTAAATGGTTTTCCAGCACCACCTTCTAGGTTAAGTATAGGTCCTACTGGGTACACCGGCGGGATACTGATGTCATCAGACAAGGACTTCATTGCGTGTGTTTCCAGCTCCAAAAATGTATTCACCATGATTGCCTTGACCTTTCTTAGATTTCGAACAGTTGACAGAACAAAATCCATTCCTTCTCTAGTCAGGACAAGTTCCCAAAAAACTTTTGTTGGCACTGGCTTTGCAAAACTTGGAACCGATACCTCGGTATCAGAGTTGCTCAGCTCAACAACATCCTGGTTCTGATCATCGCAGAGTAACTggatataaaatttaaatccaAGAAAAGCGGCATTAGAAGTAAAGAAAACATAGGTTGGAACATTGAACTCATTAGCCACATCTATCATGCTGGTGCAAAACATGTCCACGACAAAGCCAGCTAGCCGGCCAAAACCCGGTTGAGTTATCATGTCAGCCATAACGTTTCTTACAAATTTACAGTGACTCTTGATGAATTCACCGAAGAAATTGAAGCTAGTTTTCGAATCAGTGACTAGTGGGCTTTCGTTTTGAGGAAGTTCAATATACGATATGCGACTCATAGGATTCTTGGTTAAAGATTGGATGTAGTTGTCAATAGCGGAGCCAGAACTTGAACTAGGAGGCTTAATGATAAGGACGGTAATGGAGAATCGTTGATCTCGGTTCACAAGTACTTTTGCGATTTCAACAGTTGACATGATATGACCAACCCCAGGGGCAGGGATGAATATGAGCTCTGCAACTGTATTCGCCATTGGTTTTTGGGTTCGTTAATGGTTTGTTCGTAGTTTATCTTATTTGTATATGCCACTCAATTCCTTGTAGACAATTATCTTTTAAGATAAAGTCAATTCATTGTTGGCACTGTGAGCATACTAACACATACCACGTTGAATCTTGTAGGGACCATTTTGTATACACAATGATGTCCAATCCTTGAGGACAGATTGAGACCTCAAACTATTCATCTTCTTTTGTGGACTAAATCTCACATCACAATTTTCCCCCAGAAAATGGGTGGTCATAAAAGAGTAGAAAAAAGGTCTCACTGAAATTGTTGATTTGGTCATGAACCAAAAAGGGAATAGTGACATAATGTTAATGGGCAGATGATGCAAATTGTGTAAAGGGTCAAGAATGGTTCAAATGTATCACATACGGTGAAATaactacttttaaaataataatgaatttttCAAATAGATCAATTAAAAGGGTATTAGCATATGAATACATTTAGAATACTTTAGACCCATCTCAATTTAAGCTGAGTTTCTAAACATTACCTATTTGACCACTTGGAGTTTCAGGTTAAACCAGGGGAAACAACCACCTCTGAATAAAATAGGACTTTCAACCAACCCTCATACCTCTGAGCTACTGAGGAAGCCATGGTATCTATGAATTCCACTAAAATTTAATCAGAAGGGCATTGTCACAAATGCCATTATCACGAAGATGATGGCATCAAGCAAGAATATTCCAAGAAGCGCTAGCTTACTAACCGGTTTTAAGTACATATCCATACAGTGTCAGGTTCAGACAATCAAACTTCTGATGTATGGTAAAACTAGTAGCATGCATGCATTCTTATGTGCTAACACATATATCAGAGGTAAAGGTAAGCTAGCATACCTTGGTAGAATAGATTCTTCTTAAAAAAACTTCCATGGTTTCTTGATCTGGGCAGACCAGCGAATGAAGTCAGCGCTTCTCTAGTCTAGATGATCACAACCAGAAAAACCTTCCATTTGGCACCAGCTTGAATTGATATCGGTATCCAAATTGCTTAGCACAATAACATCATGGTGCATTTGTTTATCATCACAAAGTGTCTGGAATACAATTTAAATCCAAGAAAAACAACATTAGAAAAGATCAAATTCATTGGAAGAGGATTACATTTCCTTCGATGACATTAATGTGGAAAGAGTGTGATAGACATCCAACCCGTGTCAATAACGAGAATACTTTGACAACAAACGTGTACAAAACAACACCTTACAAATTTTGGTTTTCACGTGTAACACAACACTTATTAGTcttaaataaacaaaagttaaaacgaGGAGATGTTTCCTCTCACATCTTGAATGAAACGGCCAACAGATGCATAAGACGAACCGCCCTCCGCCAATACCCTCCTACTTTTGTCACTCATGTCTTTCACTTTAGTTCTAACCTCAGTGTCCTCCATTACACGTCTTATACCGCTTTCTATCTCCTCTGCAGTGACAGTGACTGTATTAGCCTTAACATTTAACACATCCTTTCTGTAATCCAACTTGATGTCCACCGCCAAACccatctccaccaccattttaAACGCATTCATCTGTTGTTCGGCGTATACAGGCCATGTTGCTATTGGTACGCCGAACCACAAACTCTCCAATAATGAATTCCATCCACAGTGGGACACGAAACCTCCAACTGCAATGTGAGCCAACACCTCCACTTGTGGGGCCCATCCCATCACTTTCCCTATTCCATGTGTTCGTTCTAGAAACCCTTTGGGCAATACCGTTCCAGGATCCTCATAATTACCTGGGAGTTTTGATATTTGGTCTGAAGGAGGTTGACGTAGGCACCACACAAAACGGTGTCCACTCTGCTCTAAAGCACGTGCTATCTCCTTCACTTGAATTTCATCAAAACTTCCCATGCTTCCAAAACACAGAAACACAACTGAAGAAGGGGGTTGACTGTCCAACCATCGGATGATGTCATCATCCGACGGTTGTTTTGCAACACTTTCTAGGTTGAGTATAGGTCCCACCGGATACACTGGTGGGGTGCTGATGTCATCAGCCAATGACTTGAATGCATGTGTTTCCAGTTCCAAAAACGTATTAACCATGATTCCTTTGACCTCTCTAAGTTTCCGAATAATGGTCAGAATATAGTCCATTCCTTCTCTAGTTTGGACAATATCCCAAAAGACTCTGGTGGGCACCGGCTTCGCATAACTTGGAACCGATACCTCAGTATTTGAGTTACTCAACTCAACAACATTTTGACTCTGATCAAGTAATTGTATATAGAACATAAATCCTAGAAAAGAAGCATTAGTAGTATAGAAAACATAGCTAGGAACATTAAACTCGTTAGCTATATCTATCATGCTCGTGAAAAACATGTCTATGACAAACCCAGCTAGGCGACCGGAACCCGGTTGAGTTACAATGTCAGCCACAACGTTTCTCACATAGTTACAGTGGCTGTCAATGAAATCACCAAAGAAAGAATAGCTTGATTTCGAGTCATCAAGTGGTGGGAATTCGTTTTGAGGGAGTTCAATAAAAG
This genomic window contains:
- the LOC122602074 gene encoding anthocyanidin 3-O-glucosyltransferase 2-like, with amino-acid sequence MANTVAELIFIPAPGVGHIMSTVEIAKVLVNRDQRFSITVLIIKPPSSSSGSAIDNYIQSLTKNPMSRISYIELPQNESPLVTDSKTSFNFFGEFIKSHCKFVRNVMADMITQPGFGRLAGFVVDMFCTSMIDVANEFNVPTYVFFTSNAAFLGFKFYIQLLCDDQNQDVVELSNSDTEVSVPSFAKPVPTKVFWELVLTREGMDFVLSTVRNLRKVKAIMVNTFLELETHAMKSLSDDISIPPVYPVGPILNLEGGAGKPFKDDIIRWLDSQPPSSVVFLCFGSMGSFDEVQVKEIARALERSGCRFLWSLRRPPLDEASKIPGDYEDPGMVLPEGFLERTEGMGKVIGWAPQVAVLDHHAVGGFVSHCGWNSLLESLWFGVPVATLPMYAEQQMNAFEMVVELGLSVKIKLDYRKDLYNPKAVTVIVTADEIESGIREVMEDNKVRAKVKEISGKSRAAVVKDGSSYASVGCIIQEFINNIS
- the LOC122602073 gene encoding anthocyanidin 3-O-glucosyltransferase 2-like, which gives rise to MDNTPAKLVFIPNPAHGHIMSTVQIAKLLVDRDQHLSITVLVIKFPSFGSHTPTTTYIDSLAKNNTTSRISFIELPQNEFPPLDDSKSSYSFFGDFIDSHCNYVRNVVADIVTQPGSGRLAGFVIDMFFTSMIDIANEFNVPSYVFYTTNASFLGFMFYIQLLDQSQNVVELSNSNTEVSVPSYAKPVPTRVFWDIVQTREGMDYILTIIRKLREVKGIMVNTFLELETHAFKSLADDISTPPVYPVGPILNLESVAKQPSDDDIIRWLDSQPPSSVVFLCFGSMGSFDEIQVKEIARALEQSGHRFVWCLRQPPSDQISKLPGNYEDPGTVLPKGFLERTHGIGKVMGWAPQVEVLAHIAVGGFVSHCGWNSLLESLWFGVPIATWPVYAEQQMNAFKMVVEMGLAVDIKLDYRKDVLNVKANTVTVTAEEIESGIRRVMEDTEVRTKVKDMSDKSRRVLAEGGSSYASVGRFIQDVRGNISSF
- the LOC122602075 gene encoding anthocyanidin 3-O-glucosyltransferase 2-like; amino-acid sequence: MENTFAKLIFIPTPGHGHIMSTVQIAKLLVNRDQRLSITVLVIKPLSFGSHTATNTYIESLAKYTTSRISFIELPQDIPPPFGDSKPSFSFFNDFIESHCKYVRNIVADIVTQPGSDRLAGFVIDMFCTCMIEIANEFNVPSYVFYTSNASLLGFKFYIQLLDQSQDVVKLSKSDTEVSVPSYAKPVPTRVFWDIVQTRAGMDYILTIIRKIREVKGIMVNTFSDLEAHAIMSLSDDISIPPVYPVGPILNLESVAGQQSDDVDIIRWLDSQPPSSVVFLCFGSMGSFDEIQVKEIARALEQSGHRFLWSLRQSPLDQIPRIPSDYEDFGAVLPEGFLDRTHGIGKVIGWAPQVAVLAHDAVGGFVSHCGWNSLLESLWFGVPTAAWPMYAEQQMNAFKMVVEMGLAVEIKLDYRKDMFNVNANIVTVTAEEIESGMRRVMEDNEVRTKVKEMSDKCKGAMAEGGSSYASVGCFIQDVIQNIS